TTGACCTTCATGCCAATATCCAGCTTGTCGGGATTTGTGATTTGCGGATTAGCCGCAATCAATTTGTCCAGCGCAACATTGTATTTTTGGGACAGCAGATATAATGTGTCGCCTTTTTTCACCATGTGTATTTTCACAGGGAACTAACCTCCTAGACGTCATACTTGGGCAGTACATTCGCCCATACCGTTACTACATCCTATGCAGAAACCGGGCTAATGACATCAACTAAACAAAAAAAATCCTCCTGTCTCTAAAATCCCCATACACCAGGTATGCTGAATTTTATCGAACTAGGAGAATTTCCTGTTTCCTACGCTATGCAATTCTAACTTAAGATTCCCACACTTTATAACCATCTTTGTCAACAATCTGACGGAATGCTTCCAGCAGTCTCAGCGTTACCGGACCTGCTACACCCGTACCAATTGTTCTTCCATCCACTTCATATGCAGCGATAACTTCTGCAGCTGTCCCGGTGAAAAAGACTTCGTCTGCGATATACACATCATGCAGGGTGAATGGCACTTCTTTTAATTCAAGCTCCAGTTCGCCACATAGATCGATAATGGCTTGACGTGTAATTCCTTCAAGTGCTCCGAGATAACAAGGCGGCGTGTACACTACACCATTTTTAATGATGAAGATGTTATCACTTGAACCCTCAGTAACGTAACCTTGGGAATTCAACATAATCGCTTCTCCAGCACCTGAATAATTAGACTGGATTTTAACCAGGATGTTATTCAGATAGTTCAATGATTTAATTTTCGGATTCAAGGCGTCCGGGATGTTCCGGCGTTGGGATACGGACACTGCTTTCAACCCGGTAAGGTACGCTTCCTCTGGATAAATCGCTAATTGCTCCACGATGATAATTACGGATGCCTTGGGGCAACGAAGCGGGTCCAACCCCAGGTTACCAGGGCCACGCGATACAATAAGACGAATATAACCATTACGCATATCATTGCGGCGCACCGTTTCAGCCATCACTTCCAGCATCTCATCAATGGACAACGGGATGTTCAAACTGATGGACTTTGCCGAATCATACAAACGATCCAAGTGGGCTTTACATCTGAAAATATTTCCGTTATAGATCCGAATACCTTCAAAAATCCCGTCTCCATACAAAAATCCATGATCATATACCGAAACGGTTGCGTTCTCTTTGGTCACATATTGACCATCCAAATAGATCCATTGTTCTGCCACCGATGACTGCACCTCCATAAAATATCCAATTCCCTATACTCCGAAACGTTATTAACCCGTCCATTGTACACCAAATGACAAGCCCTTACTTGTTCATTATACCCAGAATTATGACAACCTTCTAACATTCACAACCATCATACAGGTCGATTACCTCGAAGGATATGTATAACAAGGATAGCTACCAAGAACACGCACCTGACAATTCAATGCCTCAATCTCAGCCATGGCTGCAGTAAGCAACACCGAATCGACCGTTTCCACAACATCAATGTAGAAATAATAACTGCCCAATCGTTTCTTCGTTGGACGAGATTCGAGACGAGTCAGATTCAGCTTCCGCCAGGCAAATGCCGACAATACCTGATGCAACGCTCCCGGTGCATCTTCTGGCAATGTCACGAGCAAGCTGGTTTTCACATGATCCGGTTCACGAGGAATGTCCACCGGTTCATGGCCGATGAGCACAAAACGGGTATAGTTGTTGTCATGGTCTGTAACGCGTTCAGCCATAATATCCAGACCATGCTTCTGAGCAGCAAGCTTGGTACCGATGGCTACCCAGCCCTTACCCGGATTTTTCTTCACAATTTCTACAGCTTCGGCTGTACTGTTCACACCTTCAAGGTCCGCCCCAGGTGAATGCAGCCGAATAAAATTCTGACACTGCGGAATAGCCACAGGATGAGACATGATCTTGGTAATTTTACTAAAATCATACTCGCCGCTCTCCGTCTTAAATTCCGAGCCATGTCCAATGACATTCTGGATGGATGGGTATACCCACTCCGCTTGCATTGGAATGTCGACTTCATTCACAAGCCAGTCCATATGCAGACTAACGGAACCCTCAATTGTATTTTCAATTGGAATGACACTGTATTGTGCAGTCCCGCTTTCCGTTGCTCGAAAAACATCCGAAATCAGCTTGGAGTGAAGCAAATCTAACGGTTCACTGTTAAAAAGGAAATCAATCGCTTCATGGGAAACTGAGCCTTCAGGTAATACTGCAATTCTTTTCATGCATTAACTTCCCCTTTGATTCTGTCCAGAAAAGGACGTTCGTCTTGATCAGGCAGCACGGTTACACCGTCCAAATCCGGATCGAGCCACAGTGCAGAAGCAGATATGCCCTCCCGCTCCATGGTGTTCAGCAAATATTGTTCCAATTCCGCTTTGCGGGTGTCATGACGATCTACCAAGGTTAATACGGTTGGTCCGGCTCCGCTTAGGGCAGCTCCCAACGCTCCATGATCGACAGCATGTTCCAATATCTCAGCCATGCCTGGCACCAATGATGCCCGGTACGGTTGGTGAATTCGATCTGACATAGCCTTCTGAATCATATCCAGTCGCCCACTCGCCAAAGCGGCAACGAGCAGCGAGGATCTGCTAATGTTATGCACCACATCAGACATGCCAAATTGCTCTGGAATCACATTCCTCGCTTTTGAAGTAGACAGCTGGAATTCAGGTACAATAACCAAAGCCTGCAAATCCTGGTGTGGCTCAATACGAATATGATCTACCCGCACACCATCCCATGCAGCCGTAATAATACCGCCATATAGAGATGCACCCACATTATCAGGATGCTTCTCGAGGGATGTGGCCATATCCAGAAGTTTCGCATCCGATAAAGGAGTACCAATTAATGCATTCGCTGCCGCCAATGCACCAACGATGGCTGATGCACTACTCCCAAGTCCACGCGTAAGTGGAATATCGGAATACATGGAAATCTCCAATTCAGGCACGGACACCCCAGCTTCATCGAATACCATCTGTGCGACTTCGTAAATCAAATTTGATTTATCCGTAGGCAGGCCTGTCAAATGATCGCCGTGAAGATGAAATGTGGTCTGCTCGGCAGGTTTCATCTCCAACCAGGCATACAAAGACAATGCCATGCCCAGGGTATCAAACCCCGGACCGAGATTGGCTGTGCTTGCAGGTATTTTTACAGTTACCTTTTCACGCAAACTCATACAGATTGCTGCTCCAATTGTGCAATGGCCGCCATTACTGCTTCTTCCGTATCTTCAACAACAAGTGGTTCAGTCGCTACTGTTTTGATCGCAATATTTGGATCTTTCAGACCATTACCTGTCAGTACACAAACTACAGTCTCTCCGCCTTTAAAGTACCCTTCACTCTTCAGTTTGTATACACCGGCAAGGGAAGCCGCAGAAGCAGGTTCAGCAAAAATCCCTTCCCGAGATGCAAGCGTACGATACGCTGTCAGGATCTGTTCATCCGTTACATAGTTAATCTGTCCACCAGATTCCTCAGCTGCAGCAACAGCCGTTTTCCAGCTCGCCGGATTACCGATTCGGATCGCTGTTGCTACTGTTTCAGGCTCAAGAATCGGTTCA
The window above is part of the Paenibacillus sp. 1781tsa1 genome. Proteins encoded here:
- the ilvE gene encoding branched-chain-amino-acid transaminase, which gives rise to MAEQWIYLDGQYVTKENATVSVYDHGFLYGDGIFEGIRIYNGNIFRCKAHLDRLYDSAKSISLNIPLSIDEMLEVMAETVRRNDMRNGYIRLIVSRGPGNLGLDPLRCPKASVIIIVEQLAIYPEEAYLTGLKAVSVSQRRNIPDALNPKIKSLNYLNNILVKIQSNYSGAGEAIMLNSQGYVTEGSSDNIFIIKNGVVYTPPCYLGALEGITRQAIIDLCGELELELKEVPFTLHDVYIADEVFFTGTAAEVIAAYEVDGRTIGTGVAGPVTLRLLEAFRQIVDKDGYKVWES
- the pheA gene encoding prephenate dehydratase; its protein translation is MKRIAVLPEGSVSHEAIDFLFNSEPLDLLHSKLISDVFRATESGTAQYSVIPIENTIEGSVSLHMDWLVNEVDIPMQAEWVYPSIQNVIGHGSEFKTESGEYDFSKITKIMSHPVAIPQCQNFIRLHSPGADLEGVNSTAEAVEIVKKNPGKGWVAIGTKLAAQKHGLDIMAERVTDHDNNYTRFVLIGHEPVDIPREPDHVKTSLLVTLPEDAPGALHQVLSAFAWRKLNLTRLESRPTKKRLGSYYFYIDVVETVDSVLLTAAMAEIEALNCQVRVLGSYPCYTYPSR
- the thrB gene encoding homoserine kinase; the encoded protein is MSLREKVTVKIPASTANLGPGFDTLGMALSLYAWLEMKPAEQTTFHLHGDHLTGLPTDKSNLIYEVAQMVFDEAGVSVPELEISMYSDIPLTRGLGSSASAIVGALAAANALIGTPLSDAKLLDMATSLEKHPDNVGASLYGGIITAAWDGVRVDHIRIEPHQDLQALVIVPEFQLSTSKARNVIPEQFGMSDVVHNISRSSLLVAALASGRLDMIQKAMSDRIHQPYRASLVPGMAEILEHAVDHGALGAALSGAGPTVLTLVDRHDTRKAELEQYLLNTMEREGISASALWLDPDLDGVTVLPDQDERPFLDRIKGEVNA